One Nymphaea colorata isolate Beijing-Zhang1983 chromosome 12, ASM883128v2, whole genome shotgun sequence genomic window, ATGCTTATCTAGTCTGCTTTAAGCTTATCATGCAAATTCATCTGGTTTGGGAGATGTATGTGccttttattttgtaaatatgCATTTGTCTTGCCCCCACATATCGGACATTGAAGTTGATTACCAATCCAGGCATGGCATGTGGACTTGACTTTTAGCTCTCGATAGTCCCTAAGCTGCAGCCCCTGCAACAAGAACAAATGTAAATGCAAAAACTGAAGTTGATAAGTGAGTTTTGTAGTTGTGTGCTTCTTTTATAACATTTTGTTTCACTGATGCATGAAGGTGCCTTTAGTTTTGTCATTAGGCAGGTTTTGAGGAGGGTTAAAAAACAACAGATGAATTGCataaaaacatttgaaaaatgaaaaggttttCACAATTAAATAGTTTGAATGTGTCCACACGCACATTTTTTGTGGTCTTGAACTTTCCAGCATGAAATTACTCATTGCTTTTTTAGATGACAAATAAGCGacttttatatgaaatttaaaaattagtcAGCGTGTCCTATGTTGAGGCTGGAGATAGGCAAGCAGTCTTGAATATTCTTCCCTTAGTTAATTTTTATTCGCACTTCTATGGTTCATGCTGAAAATGTTGTGAAGCTTATCAGAGTGTGCCTCTGTCATTTCCACCTTTGACACAGGCAAATGGTGAAAACAATAATGGGATTAGAACAGCTCCCTTTTGATAGCTTGATCATGTTTTCACCCGCCATATGCTGATGAGTATAGGTCTTCCTTTCCACATACTATGTATAGTGAGCTTATTTTGCCCagtctgtgtgtgtatgtatatatggtagtttctttttcatctccACATGTGTTCATGAATGGAGTGGGTATCATCCCTGTTATTTACTATAGCGCCTATGATTTATGTGATTTCTAGATATTTGGCAGAGAGATTTTCTCGCTTCCGTTGTCTTTGCTGTTGGTTGGGATGGTATCACACATTACTGTGATTGGAATAGTCAAGTAATTTTGGGGGTCTTGGAGGTATACTTGCCGCCTTTCTATGTTTCCAAATCCATTTTCTGAGAGTTTATAGGAGATTTTAGCAATGTATCCTCTGCATGTGCCCATCCATGCGaccgttcctttttttttttttttcttccccagTTCTAAACTATTTGTTGAAACTTATGCTGCTGATTTCTGCGACCACAAACACACAGCTGGGAAAAGGAGTGAGGGAAAAgattatcttttcctttttttttttttggggggggggggggggcggggtGGGGGGgtggcggggggggggggggggggggttgggTAGGGTGGAATGGGATGGATGCTTTTGCATTTTCCAAAAGCAAACCATGAATCTCTTGTTTGATTGCAGCATGACTGCCATTTTTGGGGTATTTGCCATGAATAGCTTTTTTGGGGTATGAGTTGGTTTTGGAGGATTCCTAATGCGATACAGttgtaaaaaaatacattgcactTGAGAGTGGAGATGATGCTGAATAATCTTGTCCGAGTTGAATAGCATTTTTGGGGTATATGAGTTGTTTTCCTTAATCTATTCACCGGTAATGCAATTCTATCCTTCAGTGTCTGCCATCTAGTACTGTTTGCTTTCCAAGAAACTTTGCAGCCATTCTCCACCTAACGCCAAGTAGGTGGTGAATGTGCTTCATGTTGAACTATCAGTCTCTGACCCTTCCAAGTCAATCACTTTTGAGATCGgcttctttcatttcctttgaaaccgtttgtttttttgtaaatcTGATGGTGTTACTGGCTTAGTACAGCAGAGGTGGGATGTCTGATATTGAAGCAAGCAAACTGGCTAATGCACAAGTCTTTGCTATGCACAAGGAGTGGGACGATGCTTCGTGTCCAATCTGTATGGACCACCCGCACAATGCTGTTCTGCTTATCTGCAGCTCCTTTGACCAGGGCTGCCGGTCTTACATGTGTGACACAAGTTACAGACATTCCAATTGCCTTGAccgttttaaaaaattgagagcCAACTCTGATGGCTCTAATAATGATGAAGGTCGTGGGCATCACCAGAGGTCTCCTAGTGAAAATCATTCTGAGGAACCTTCTGATGGTGCGAGGATGAGAGGGAACCCATCTTCGGACCTGCAAGAATCATCACAAAATGCTGGAGTTCCAGTTATTTCGACAGAAGCTGATAATGAGATAGCGAGGAGCATTGCTGGTCATGACTCATATGGTCAACTAAAATGCCCACTTTGCAGAGGTACAGTGCATGGCTGGAAGATTGTCAAAGAAGCAAGGGAATATCTTGATCTAAAGCCAAGGGCCTGCTCCAGGGAATCATGCTCCTTTGTTGGGAATTATCATGAACTGCGGAGGCATGCGAGAAGAGTTCATCCATCTATCCGTCCAGCTGATGTTGACCCATCAAGACAACGTGCTTGGCGGCACCTTGAGCATCAAAGAGAGTACGGTGACATTGTAAGTGCCATCAGGTCAGCCATGCCTGGTGCCATTGTGCTTGGGGACTATGTGTTGGATAATGACAACGGGCAATCACTGTATCGGGAAGGTGCAGCTGCGGAAGGTACCGAGTCAGGACCGTGGTGGACTACTCTATTTCTGTTCCATATGCTTGGACCAGTTGGCAACCGTGATGAGCGACGGGGGTCTTCGCGGTCATGGAGAAGACATCGAAGATCTTCGGGTGGAGACTCCCGTCGGCGCTATCCATGGGGCGAGCGGCTGCTGGGGCTGTATGAGGATGAAGATGACTGGAATTCAGCTAGTGATGCTGCTGAAGATTTCTCAACGCCACGGAGGCGTAGGCGATTCACACGCCCAAGGAATGATGATGAGCAGCCATGATACATTTAGATACCTCTCTATCCTTGTGTCGAGCTGGTCATGTTCTCAATTGTACATAATTATTTATTAACTAATGAACTCTGGAAGTTGGAAACTGAAGTTTAGTTGACACTTGCCTGGTATTGGTTTCTTCTTTATCTGCATAGATCATCACTAAAGTTCTCACGTGAGTGGAGTCGATTGTTTCTGTTCTACTTCGCTCCCATACTAAAGAACAATTCGCAGCCTTAATTTGAGTCCTTGCATGTTTGTGTGCGTTTCTTGGCTAAGCCAAGAGAGTGTGCTCCCATCCCAGCAAGGGGTGAAGTCAGCAGGATTCAGACTTCTGATACGCCATCTTGGCGACACTGTATAGCTAGGAAGTAGTCCACCCAGAAAACATGTACATGCTAGAAAGGTGTAGTTcattatttttccaaaagaatttgTTGGATACGATTTGCAAAAAGTTTGCCGAATTCCTAACCCGCACAAGCTTTCGAAGAAACTACACTGCAAATGATGAAGGGTTTTGAGCTTTCAGGATGTGAAAGATTCCACGCCAAGAGGCTGAGTGCGGGCTTGCCATTTCGAATCACGGAACACGTTAGAAAAATTTCGGCAGACATATGCAGTTAACAGAATATATAGGATAACTCGTGCAAGTTTTTGAGAGTTTCTATGGACCATGATGCAGCAAGAACCTGGCAACAAATTCCGGGGCAGCTGTATACTTGTCTACACATGCATCCCCAGGCAGAAACCTGATGAAAAAGCACATTATACAAACGTGCTAAATCAGCGTGTCAATAATCTATCGCTGCAAAGTCGGTTCCCTTACTAACAAATTAGTGTGGAACCTCGCAGAGCCATAATCCCTCCCGTATAAGGCTTGTGTTGCCTACTAGTGTCTGGTTGATCTGGCTTTAGAAAATAGAGGACGTCGAAAATGAACAAGATTATTAACTTAGATGACTTTTGAACACCGTGAGCTAACATGAAAAACAGAGATACTGCCGTTACAACAGAAGGAATAATTCATCTATATTATATTCAAACTATATCTGTACATCAAATACAGAAGTCAGAGATGCTTCTCAAATGTAAGAAGTTCTTGCACTTCCATAAAATGTGCTCCAAAACTTCTTATCCTAGCTAGTTTTGTTGCCTTGATCATCagagaatttttttcttctcagaTGATGCTTCCT contains:
- the LOC116265549 gene encoding uncharacterized protein LOC116265549 — encoded protein: MSDIEASKLANAQVFAMHKEWDDASCPICMDHPHNAVLLICSSFDQGCRSYMCDTSYRHSNCLDRFKKLRANSDGSNNDEGRGHHQRSPSENHSEEPSDGARMRGNPSSDLQESSQNAGVPVISTEADNEIARSIAGHDSYGQLKCPLCRGTVHGWKIVKEAREYLDLKPRACSRESCSFVGNYHELRRHARRVHPSIRPADVDPSRQRAWRHLEHQREYGDIVSAIRSAMPGAIVLGDYVLDNDNGQSLYREGAAAEGTESGPWWTTLFLFHMLGPVGNRDERRGSSRSWRRHRRSSGGDSRRRYPWGERLLGLYEDEDDWNSASDAAEDFSTPRRRRRFTRPRNDDEQP